The sequence AGAGGAACAATAATTAGAAAGCTTTGGATCAACAATCAATGGCTATAATCAACTTAGAAAATGAGAGTAACGATTTCATGATTGTagaaattctgaaaaaaaaaattgtcttaCTTAAAATCGTTAatctcattttcacaatttttttgtCTCTTTCTGAAATCGTAAGTCACGATTTTTTATGACATTAAAAATCTCCATATCAATGCATTACaccaatttaatataatattaatgTATTACATTCCTTCGATTAtaatatccaaaaaaattagccGCCAATGGATAGTGGGTCTCtttgaaaagttttaaaaattatttttttgaacttttaacttatgaaaaatagtagtattaatgtttgtggcaatttttaaaattaaattatagctttctaagaaactatttaaacgcttatagagaagttaaaaaaattgacttctctcataataaatttttttttatcatattttttttaaaataaacacttttaagataaaaaactaaatacaaaataacttatttataagctacttttaatataaacatttattgtttaaactattttttcaaaagaaaCTTAATTAAACTGTTTATCCAAATTGGACCAGAGTTTTGATGTCCAAATTTAAGTTCAATATTGCCCTTTGTGAAAACAGAAGCTGAAAAAGGATTGTGAAGTTTGAATGATAGAGAAGAATGGAAGGAGAAGTAGAGAGAGAAGGTTATGAAATCTGTTTGGTAGAGAGAGAAAGTGATTTGGGTAAAATGGCAAGCTAACAGAATCAATTAGCAAACCTTGCTTTATATACTAACTTACATGACAAATATCTTAGACTAATTGAATACAGTAACTAGTAACTAACTATTAATCACAAATGTTAACTAAGCTAAGTATGTTAATCTGCTATAACTAATACATTCAGGTAATATGCCCACTCAAGCTGGCAGTGCTTGATTGATGAAAATCAAGCATGCCAAGTTTGGACACACAGGAATCAAAAGGAGCAGGGGATAGAAGTTTGATAAATAGGCGCTACTTGATCTGTAATGATGATTGGTAGGAGATGAAGCAGGCCACTAAGAGCTTGTCTCGAACAACGTGACAGTCAATTTCGATATGTTTGGTACGTTCGTAAAATACAGGATTAGCTGCAATATGCCTGGCTGACTAACTATCACAGTACAGAGAAATTGGGAGTTTGTGATCAATGCGGAGGTCCTTCAACAAGTAGATGAGCCATTGAACCTCACAAGTGGCCACAGCTAGTGACCTATATTCGCCCTCAGAAGATGATCTGGAAACAGTAGATtgcttcttactcttccatgAAATAAGTGAAGAGCCTAAGAGGAAACAAAAACCAGTAATGGAGTGTCGTTTGTCGGGGCATTGTGCCCAATCCAAGTCAGCGAAGCCAGAAATGTGAAGCTCAGAATTTGCTGCAAAGGATAGCCCCGAGGCCGGAGCTGTTTTGATATAACGAAGGACACAATATGCTGCTTGGAGGTAAATATTAGATGGTTCGCTGAGAAATTCACTAAGTTTACCCACTGCAAAACTGATATCTGGATGTGTGTTAGTGAGATACACTAATCTACTAACCAATCTGCGGTATTGTGAGACATCAGATAGTGGCGTTCCTGAGCCCTTAGAAAGCTTGAAACTATACTCCATTGGCGTGCTCACTGGTCTTGTGCCCAATAGGCCACACTCATCCAAGAGATCTAAAGCATACTTCCTTTGATAAAGAGCAATTCCTTTGGTAGTTCTTGCAA is a genomic window of Arachis ipaensis cultivar K30076 chromosome B06, Araip1.1, whole genome shotgun sequence containing:
- the LOC107646473 gene encoding uncharacterized protein LOC107646473; translated protein: MGTFSPVVKITTVRLLLALTAIKGWHCHQLNVNITFLHGELKEVVYMKPPPGFLLSSPDLLKNDYSLFTKPKSETCFIVILAYVDDLVLAENDLAEIQSIKTILDHQFKIKDLGNLKYFLGFEVARTTKGIALYQRKYALDLLDECGLLGTRPVSTPMEYSFKLSKGSGTPLSDVSQYRRLVSRLVYLTNTHPDISFAVGKLSEFLSEPSNIYLQAAYCVLRYIKTAPASGLSFAANSELHISGFADLDWAQCPDKRHSITGFCFLLGSSLISWKSKKQSTVSRSSSEGEYRSLAVATCEVQWLIYLLKDLRIDHKLPISLYCDS